The following are from one region of the Dermacentor albipictus isolate Rhodes 1998 colony chromosome 5, USDA_Dalb.pri_finalv2, whole genome shotgun sequence genome:
- the LOC135908082 gene encoding uncharacterized protein has product MQVLGTFIACLFLPGLATTPLTAPSYLPTHLVVDVSGARQRATAIASLVFGTKHPSLDYLPLAEEWEAPSHPTSLLGPAIKQEQPPVALCGLGGFATAQATNPFVFVMQVGERFSLFAKKSNNYFLVQLPSPQCLNAVLADCFHVVFSLLLLLSGDIETNPGPDNAAILAELKKISTGQSKLISEVQDLKSQLLATDRNVSDLGKRMAVLESHYESLKTLKTDTEVLRADATKATRLISKLEARFDDAENRTRRNNLVFYGIPETTPESYAQSEQLIIKHCREHLDIHIDTKEIERAHRLGRHSNDKPRPIITKFTFFKTKETVLSSARKLKGTNYSIGEDFSRAVRIARSQLVAFARKQSAPFNLRYKTLHIGPKRYVFDSVSETVREVL; this is encoded by the coding sequence ATGCAGGTGCTCGGAACATTCATCGCGTGCCTGTTCCTTCCTGGACTGGCGACTACGCCACTGACGGCACCTTCATATTTACCAACCCATCTCGTCGTGGATGTATCAGGCGCCCGTCAACGAGCCACTGCCATCGCTTCACTCGTCTTTGGAACGAAACACCCGTCCTTGGATTATCTGCCCCTCGCAGAAGAATGGGAAGCCCCATCGCATCCAACATCATTACTAGGGCCAGCTATAAAACAGGAGCAGCCACCAGTGGCACTTTGTGGGCTTGGCGGCTTTGCCACTGCGCAGGCCACTAATCCTTTCGTCTTCGTAATGCAGGTTGGTGAACGTTTCAGCCTCTTTGCTAAAAAGTCTAACAACTACTTCTTAGTACAGCTGCCAAGCCCACAGTGCCTTAACGCTGTTCTTGCTGATTGTTTTCATGTCGTTTTTTCGCTGTTACTCCTACTTTCCGGTGATATAGAAACTAACCCCGGTCCGGACAATGCAGCTATCCTCGCAGAGCTAAAGAAGATATCTACTGGCCAGTCCAAGCTTATTTCTGAGGTTCAAGATCTGAAATCTCAGTTATTAGCGACAGACAGAAATGTATCTGACCTCGGCAAACGAATGGCCGTACTTGAAAGCCATTACGAAAGCCTTAAAACACTTAAAACAGACACAGAAGTTCTCCGCGCCGACGCAACTAAAGCTACTCGCTTAATTTCAAAACTGGAGGCACGTTTTGATGATGCGGAAAACAGAACGCGACGGAACAACTTGGTATTCTACGGTATCCCTGAAACTACACCTGAATCGTACGCACAATCAGAACAACTTATCATTAAACATTGCCGCGAGCATTTAGATATACACATCGACACAAAAGAGATAGAGCGCGCCCATCGTCTCGGACGTCATTCGAACGACAAACCCCGTCCAATAATAACAAAATTCACATTtttcaaaacaaaagaaactgtccTGTCGAGCGCCCGGAAACTAAAAGGTACCAATTATAGTATTGGCGAAGATTTTTCTCGTGCAGTTCGAATTGCTCGCAGCCAGCTCGTTGCATTTGCCAGAAAGCAATCTGCCCCATTTAATCTGCGCTACAAAACATTGCACATCGGACCGAAGCGCTACGTGTTTGATAGCGTATCTGAAACTGTAAGAGAAGTGCTATAG